A window of the Haloquadratum walsbyi C23 genome harbors these coding sequences:
- a CDS encoding DHH family phosphoesterase: MDDELINSAHLSLSRKSRLPGAGFFYPDSVDDDDEDTHEAVANADVVVIADADADGLGCVALLREMYDATIAWDAFEPVVANRVTRWERGTDSTHTTDETTDASTDDPSSEFTKISQETETEVEVENEHNNKDEDENIVSTSSPESAVALITASPYSIDDALSTVAMEAPVGVDVYICDLCPDEFNWIETELTAVADRAETVAWYDHHQWDSSTADAVRDCGVELVIGASDEECSTDVALRSLPYEFESQWSELATVTRDHDLWIKEDARSDDLADYAYWAPPEEYATVVGTYGADLPTLASRYLELRRVEKNALIDAAVDRAELTTVGPWTVGITYGRCSQNEVAETLRSQGADAAVVVKPAGSASIRGSETFERAHEVAGRLNGGGHPRAAGCKPDIYDDMLDYAHHWTTEGSPAKHIILQAFEEVAASLETDPNSS, encoded by the coding sequence ATGGACGACGAACTCATTAATAGCGCACATCTCTCACTTTCGCGGAAATCTCGACTCCCAGGGGCTGGATTTTTTTATCCGGATTCGGTCGATGATGACGATGAAGACACACACGAGGCAGTCGCAAATGCGGATGTAGTCGTTATTGCAGACGCTGATGCTGATGGACTTGGCTGCGTTGCATTACTTCGTGAGATGTATGATGCGACGATTGCGTGGGATGCGTTTGAACCAGTCGTTGCAAATCGTGTCACTCGGTGGGAACGTGGGACTGATTCCACACATACCACCGATGAGACAACAGACGCATCTACCGACGACCCTTCTTCTGAATTCACAAAAATATCACAAGAAACAGAGACGGAGGTAGAAGTTGAGAATGAACATAACAATAAGGATGAAGACGAAAATATAGTATCCACTTCATCTCCTGAATCGGCTGTTGCACTCATTACAGCGAGTCCATACTCAATTGATGATGCACTATCAACTGTTGCAATGGAAGCGCCAGTTGGCGTTGATGTCTATATCTGTGATCTTTGCCCTGATGAGTTCAATTGGATCGAAACAGAACTTACTGCGGTTGCTGACCGTGCTGAAACGGTTGCATGGTATGATCATCATCAATGGGATTCTTCTACAGCCGATGCGGTTCGTGACTGTGGTGTCGAGTTGGTGATTGGTGCATCCGATGAAGAATGCTCAACTGATGTTGCCCTTCGATCACTTCCATATGAGTTCGAATCGCAATGGAGTGAACTGGCAACTGTCACCCGGGATCATGATCTGTGGATAAAAGAAGATGCCCGAAGTGATGACCTCGCTGATTATGCCTACTGGGCTCCTCCGGAGGAGTATGCAACGGTTGTCGGAACATACGGTGCTGATCTTCCAACCCTCGCATCAAGATATCTTGAACTCCGTCGCGTTGAAAAAAATGCACTCATTGATGCTGCCGTTGATCGTGCAGAACTTACGACTGTTGGTCCGTGGACAGTTGGAATCACCTACGGTCGCTGTTCACAGAACGAGGTTGCGGAAACATTGCGCTCACAGGGTGCTGATGCAGCTGTTGTGGTGAAACCTGCTGGCAGCGCGAGCATTCGTGGATCCGAGACGTTTGAACGTGCACATGAAGTTGCTGGACGACTCAACGGTGGGGGTCATCCCCGTGCAGCAGGGTGTAAGCCAGATATTTATGATGATATGCTTGATTATGCACATCATTGGACAACAGAAGGGTCACCAGCGAAGCATATTATTTTGCAAGCGTTCGAGGAAGTCGCTGCATCGCTTGAGACTGACCCCAACTCAAGCTAA
- a CDS encoding DUF5807 family protein codes for MDKRESFLRGDRHEDVVLFLADGTLDADTLSHLTNPVDNGDILIINGEDGRQAFEAATGIEAMSFAQTAMETRGHITRKLTGGECPKRTVDADTHETEFIFAFSEPQNDAVGGLYARGDVVHAYAHCTCGCNYADKWVIGSETETGVQPGEDVSVESLTEDN; via the coding sequence ATGGATAAACGTGAGTCATTTCTCCGTGGTGATCGTCATGAGGATGTTGTCTTATTTCTCGCCGATGGCACGCTTGATGCAGACACTCTTTCTCATCTGACCAACCCAGTCGATAACGGAGATATACTCATAATCAATGGTGAGGACGGGCGACAAGCGTTTGAAGCAGCGACCGGAATCGAAGCGATGTCATTCGCACAGACGGCAATGGAAACACGCGGTCATATTACTCGTAAGCTGACGGGTGGTGAGTGTCCAAAGCGAACCGTGGACGCCGATACGCACGAGACTGAATTCATATTTGCGTTCTCAGAACCACAGAACGATGCTGTTGGTGGGCTTTATGCGCGTGGTGACGTTGTGCATGCGTACGCTCATTGTACGTGTGGCTGCAATTATGCTGATAAATGGGTTATTGGGTCAGAAACTGAAACCGGTGTTCAACCTGGTGAAGACGTTTCAGTTGAGAGTTTAACCGAAGACAACTAA
- a CDS encoding Hsp20/alpha crystallin family protein: MVQNMPTTWTSGLDLPNRLFGSQTNRANGTESSYELYEEDDRFVLSIDLPGYEPEEISLRWYDGRLNVSAEHVDDERGRKQQTHRTFRMPKDVIDDSIEASYRNGVLEITLPIEDELTAGKEIPIES; encoded by the coding sequence ATGGTCCAAAACATGCCAACAACATGGACAAGTGGTCTTGATCTGCCAAATCGACTTTTCGGTTCTCAGACGAATCGCGCCAATGGAACTGAAAGTAGCTATGAACTGTATGAAGAGGACGACCGATTTGTCCTCAGCATCGATCTTCCCGGGTATGAACCCGAGGAGATTTCATTGCGATGGTATGATGGTCGTCTGAATGTCTCTGCTGAACACGTTGATGATGAACGTGGTCGTAAGCAGCAGACACACCGAACGTTCCGAATGCCGAAGGACGTCATCGATGATAGTATTGAAGCGTCATACCGCAACGGCGTACTCGAGATCACACTCCCGATTGAAGATGAGTTAACAGCTGGAAAAGAAATCCCAATCGAGAGTTGA
- a CDS encoding DUF7112 family protein, protein MAGRLPSDHDQVQSYRASLIRSGRIRRPCLQLPTEITLTEDEVIRLLLDEQQTHARISITAADEQVIRGAFKNSRVAQAPGEGENLLEGWCEKHDLQIGDAVEVDVLDAGFCYGLRSPGDRVVYSVPSRPNASLHSIARNLDQDTTE, encoded by the coding sequence GTGGCGGGTCGTCTTCCAAGTGATCATGACCAGGTCCAGTCATATCGAGCATCGCTTATTCGGAGTGGGCGAATCCGACGTCCGTGTTTGCAACTCCCAACTGAGATCACGCTCACAGAGGATGAGGTCATACGGCTTCTGCTTGATGAGCAACAGACGCACGCTCGTATTAGTATCACCGCTGCCGATGAGCAGGTAATTCGCGGTGCGTTTAAGAACTCGCGAGTCGCTCAGGCGCCCGGTGAGGGAGAAAATCTGCTTGAGGGGTGGTGTGAGAAGCATGATCTCCAGATTGGTGATGCAGTTGAAGTCGATGTGCTTGATGCAGGATTCTGCTATGGCTTGCGGTCGCCGGGTGACCGTGTTGTGTACTCTGTTCCATCTCGTCCGAATGCGTCACTTCATAGTATCGCGCGTAATCTTGATCAAGATACCACTGAGTGA
- a CDS encoding hybrid sensor histidine kinase/response regulator, whose product MRSESQQQILVLHVDDDPSVTDLTGRFLEREDNRFSVETAISATEGLERIIECSQPPDCVVSDYDMPEMDGIDFLQTVREEYPNLPFILFTGKGSEEIASDAISAGVTDYLQKQPGTEQYELLTNRIQNAVQTQHQRHRAERTDELMRLTEFAGDTGGFEINVDTGEVLMTDGCRRLVGLADDATLSLKEAIKLYHPDDQPEVRQAVNRAADTGEQTQGSWRLQALDNIDRIVDVTLTPAIPSQISPHPSHSMSEGKTEDETETDITILRGAIHDVTDSHQREQQLTELNRVSKDLLTAETQQEVVDIGVTAARDVLDFQANALHLSVSETGDTQLVPVAQTDELMSLLDEVPTLSVSESIAGRAYQRGEPDIIEDARQHPNAHNPTTNLRGHVYFPLAEHGILIAGSTEKASFDDQDLAVGELLAGALVAALDRLDREQTARRRAKELSLFFEESPLGAVQWDDKCQFKRVNRQAEEILGYSESELRGESWELIVADTDLERVGNAVDSFLNADGGSHIINSNVTKAGETLTCEWHNRVVTDADGTVQSVFSSFEDISARKQRRTELQEYKQELEAQNERLAEFTGIVSHDLRNPLAVAEGHLELAMTQTQDVGNNYTDGDANGNHIIKARHAIERCQRLIEDLLTLARDGDRVDDIEPIRFDTMIEECWETVETTTATLTIADQRSHSDLYIKADKSRLKQLLENLYRNAVEHGGDQVIVSAGIMSDGFYVSDTGPGVPKSAREKIFNAGYSTAENGTGFGLRIVKQVADAHGWEIDVTNDTEQGGARFEFTGVQFVD is encoded by the coding sequence ATGCGCTCTGAATCTCAACAACAGATTCTGGTTCTTCATGTCGATGATGACCCCTCGGTCACAGACTTGACAGGAAGATTTCTCGAACGCGAGGATAACCGGTTCTCTGTTGAAACAGCAATCAGTGCAACAGAGGGGCTGGAGCGAATAATTGAATGCTCTCAACCACCTGATTGTGTCGTTTCTGACTACGATATGCCTGAGATGGATGGGATCGACTTTTTACAGACTGTTCGGGAGGAATATCCTAACCTCCCATTTATTCTCTTCACCGGCAAAGGAAGTGAGGAAATCGCAAGTGATGCTATCTCCGCAGGAGTGACCGATTATCTCCAGAAACAACCTGGAACTGAGCAATACGAATTGCTGACTAATCGGATTCAGAATGCTGTCCAAACACAGCATCAGAGGCATCGAGCCGAGCGAACAGACGAGTTGATGCGTCTGACAGAGTTTGCTGGAGATACCGGCGGATTCGAAATCAACGTTGACACCGGTGAAGTCTTAATGACCGATGGCTGTCGACGACTCGTCGGATTGGCTGACGACGCCACCCTCTCGCTAAAAGAAGCCATCAAACTCTATCATCCAGACGATCAACCAGAGGTACGGCAGGCTGTCAACCGGGCAGCCGATACAGGCGAGCAGACACAAGGGAGTTGGCGTCTTCAAGCGCTGGACAACATTGACCGCATCGTGGATGTGACACTTACGCCAGCGATACCGAGCCAAATTAGCCCTCATCCCAGCCACAGCATGAGCGAGGGGAAGACTGAGGATGAGACTGAGACTGACATCACTATACTTAGAGGTGCTATCCACGATGTGACTGACAGTCATCAGCGTGAACAGCAGCTTACCGAGCTCAACCGAGTCTCAAAGGACCTCCTCACAGCAGAGACCCAACAGGAGGTGGTCGATATCGGTGTTACCGCTGCCCGGGATGTTTTAGACTTTCAGGCAAATGCGCTTCATCTATCTGTATCTGAAACGGGGGATACACAGCTAGTGCCTGTAGCGCAGACCGACGAGCTCATGTCACTCCTTGATGAGGTCCCCACTCTTTCTGTAAGCGAAAGTATTGCTGGACGTGCCTATCAACGTGGAGAACCAGATATTATTGAAGACGCGCGTCAGCACCCAAACGCTCATAATCCAACGACTAATCTCAGAGGGCATGTTTACTTTCCCCTCGCTGAACACGGCATCTTAATTGCTGGGTCCACAGAGAAGGCATCATTCGATGATCAAGATCTTGCTGTCGGCGAACTGCTTGCAGGGGCTCTTGTAGCAGCGCTTGATCGCCTCGACCGTGAGCAGACCGCTCGACGACGGGCAAAGGAATTATCGCTCTTTTTTGAAGAATCACCGCTGGGGGCTGTCCAATGGGATGACAAGTGCCAATTTAAACGCGTGAATAGGCAAGCTGAGGAGATTCTCGGGTACAGCGAATCAGAATTACGTGGGGAATCGTGGGAACTCATTGTCGCTGACACCGATCTTGAGCGAGTGGGGAACGCTGTTGACAGCTTTCTTAATGCTGATGGTGGAAGCCACATCATTAACAGTAACGTCACAAAAGCTGGTGAAACCCTGACTTGCGAGTGGCACAATCGTGTTGTCACCGATGCTGACGGAACTGTTCAGTCGGTTTTTTCAAGTTTTGAGGATATCTCAGCTCGAAAGCAACGCAGGACCGAATTGCAAGAATACAAACAGGAGCTGGAAGCACAAAATGAGCGTTTAGCGGAGTTTACTGGCATCGTCTCTCATGACCTACGCAATCCACTTGCTGTAGCTGAGGGTCATCTTGAATTGGCAATGACTCAAACCCAGGATGTTGGTAATAATTATACTGACGGTGACGCTAACGGCAATCATATTATCAAGGCGAGGCACGCAATCGAGCGATGTCAGAGACTAATTGAAGATCTACTGACGCTGGCGCGAGATGGCGATCGGGTGGATGATATCGAACCTATCAGATTCGATACAATGATTGAGGAATGTTGGGAGACTGTAGAAACGACAACGGCAACACTCACTATTGCGGATCAACGCTCACATTCGGACTTATATATTAAAGCTGATAAGAGTCGGCTCAAGCAACTACTTGAAAACCTCTATCGAAATGCTGTTGAACATGGCGGTGATCAAGTAATAGTCTCTGCCGGGATCATGAGTGATGGCTTCTATGTATCGGATACGGGTCCTGGAGTCCCTAAATCTGCTCGCGAAAAGATATTCAACGCGGGATACTCGACTGCTGAGAACGGCACCGGGTTTGGTTTGCGGATCGTCAAGCAAGTCGCTGACGCCCATGGATGGGAGATTGATGTGACCAATGATACCGAGCAGGGCGGCGCACGATTCGAATTCACTGGTGTCCAATTTGTGGATTAA
- a CDS encoding aminopeptidase — protein MDDRIHQHASVLVDWSARITAGDNVVVNVAEGAHDLAVAVADVLGERGASLVMTYNSAEVSRAYLRGHETDFEPAPAHERALYDAADSVLILGGDRNTTATADVSGDTKQAAAQANKQIREARMSTDWVSTVHPTRALAQQAGMSYTQYQDFVYDAILRDWETLAEEMERLKRCLDDGSELRVVSDNGETDLTMSIEHRTAVNSAASVAYDSHNLPSGEVFTAPVETTVSGTVQFDVPMVIRDTRIRDAELTFEDGTVVDYDATAGVETLAQILNTDPGARQLGEVGIGMNRGIDQITNKILFDEKMGDTVHFAVGRAYDACLPANESGNESAVHVDLITDIGSGAQIEIDDEIIQRNGRFKWDPEFDPSGV, from the coding sequence ATGGACGATCGGATTCACCAGCATGCGTCGGTGCTTGTCGACTGGAGTGCACGCATTACCGCTGGTGACAATGTTGTCGTCAACGTGGCTGAGGGTGCACACGATCTCGCGGTTGCCGTTGCTGACGTGCTCGGTGAGCGAGGTGCGAGTCTCGTGATGACATACAATTCAGCGGAGGTCTCCCGTGCATACCTTCGTGGACATGAGACAGACTTCGAGCCAGCACCAGCGCATGAACGCGCATTGTATGATGCTGCTGATAGTGTGTTAATCCTTGGTGGCGACCGCAATACGACCGCAACAGCCGATGTGAGTGGTGACACAAAACAAGCAGCCGCACAAGCAAACAAACAGATTCGAGAGGCGCGAATGTCAACCGACTGGGTCTCAACAGTACATCCAACACGGGCATTGGCTCAGCAAGCAGGAATGTCATATACACAATATCAAGACTTTGTCTATGACGCAATCCTTCGTGACTGGGAAACATTAGCTGAGGAGATGGAACGTCTCAAACGCTGTCTTGATGATGGCAGTGAACTGCGAGTTGTGAGTGATAATGGCGAGACTGATTTAACAATGTCAATCGAACATCGAACAGCAGTGAATTCAGCAGCATCCGTTGCATATGATTCACATAATCTTCCATCCGGAGAAGTGTTCACCGCACCTGTCGAGACAACTGTTTCGGGAACTGTTCAGTTTGATGTGCCGATGGTGATACGTGATACGCGGATCCGTGATGCAGAATTGACGTTTGAGGATGGGACTGTTGTTGATTATGATGCCACAGCAGGGGTGGAGACGCTTGCTCAGATTCTGAACACCGATCCGGGCGCCCGACAACTTGGTGAAGTCGGAATCGGGATGAATCGTGGAATCGATCAAATAACAAATAAAATATTATTTGATGAGAAGATGGGCGACACAGTCCATTTCGCGGTCGGGCGTGCATATGATGCCTGTCTTCCAGCAAATGAATCCGGAAATGAGTCAGCCGTTCATGTTGATTTGATTACTGACATTGGCTCTGGTGCACAGATTGAAATTGATGATGAAATTATCCAGCGGAACGGGCGATTCAAATGGGACCCTGAGTTTGACCCTTCGGGGGTATGA
- a CDS encoding decarboxylating 6-phosphogluconate dehydrogenase, whose protein sequence is MQLGVVGLGRMGQIVVDRLVTAGHDIVAFDLDAEAVATAADIGATPADSLDTLLDTLGETKRLWLMVPAGEAVDATLTQLEPSLTETDIIVDGGNSHFEASIRRAETSDATYLDCGTSGGPAGAELGFSLMIGGQQWAYDELIPVFDAIATGPDGHDRMGPVGSGHYVKMVHNGVEYALMQTYGEGFELLANGRYDLDLAAVARTWNNGAVIRSWLLELCEEAFRAEGVDLGNVADYIAGGSTGTWTVQEALEQEVPVPLIYQALAERFGSRATGATGDPDGRFSRRVANRLRYGFGRHDVARRDE, encoded by the coding sequence ATGCAACTTGGTGTCGTCGGACTTGGGCGGATGGGACAGATTGTGGTTGATAGATTAGTCACTGCAGGACACGATATTGTTGCGTTTGATCTTGATGCGGAAGCTGTGGCAACAGCTGCTGATATCGGTGCCACGCCAGCCGATAGTCTTGATACACTGCTTGACACCCTTGGGGAGACAAAACGACTCTGGCTAATGGTTCCTGCCGGTGAGGCTGTCGACGCAACACTCACACAATTGGAGCCATCATTGACAGAAACAGATATTATTGTTGATGGTGGAAACTCACATTTTGAGGCGTCAATTCGACGTGCAGAGACGAGTGATGCAACGTATCTTGACTGTGGGACCTCCGGTGGTCCTGCAGGCGCTGAACTTGGATTCTCATTGATGATTGGGGGTCAACAGTGGGCATATGATGAGTTGATACCAGTATTTGATGCTATCGCCACCGGACCTGACGGTCATGATAGAATGGGCCCTGTTGGTTCAGGTCACTATGTAAAAATGGTTCACAATGGTGTTGAGTACGCGCTGATGCAGACATATGGCGAGGGATTTGAGCTTCTTGCAAATGGGCGGTATGATCTTGATCTTGCGGCTGTTGCACGCACATGGAACAACGGCGCTGTGATTCGATCATGGCTACTTGAACTCTGTGAAGAGGCATTTCGCGCTGAGGGTGTTGACCTCGGTAATGTTGCCGATTATATTGCTGGTGGGTCAACGGGAACATGGACAGTGCAAGAAGCACTTGAACAGGAAGTACCCGTTCCACTCATTTATCAAGCGCTAGCTGAGCGATTTGGGAGTCGCGCGACCGGGGCAACAGGTGATCCCGATGGACGTTTTTCACGCCGTGTGGCGAATCGTCTCCGATATGGATTTGGTCGTCACGATGTTGCCCGCCGTGACGAATAA
- a CDS encoding 2Fe-2S iron-sulfur cluster-binding protein — protein MVDINFLGVGIGATLTLLAVSLHYARGTGWTPTADISQEVLEKRASTVPETEFPEPMNRSIGGGAIPAGSVTGGGGELEETDTEVDESEQVPGDIPDEEAEYFEVEFEKQGSTIEVASNQTVLTAGENESWDLPYACRQGQCVSCAGQITSDGNAEDYVEHDNQQMLDDTELEDGYTLTCVAYPKDDFTIETGEAP, from the coding sequence ATGGTCGATATTAATTTCCTCGGAGTGGGTATTGGAGCGACCCTTACCCTCCTTGCGGTGTCGCTTCATTACGCTCGCGGCACCGGATGGACACCGACCGCAGACATTTCTCAGGAGGTGCTTGAAAAGCGCGCAAGCACTGTCCCAGAGACAGAATTCCCTGAGCCAATGAATCGGTCAATTGGTGGGGGGGCAATTCCCGCTGGATCGGTCACCGGTGGAGGCGGCGAACTTGAAGAGACCGACACAGAAGTCGATGAGAGCGAGCAAGTTCCAGGTGATATCCCTGATGAGGAGGCCGAGTACTTTGAAGTTGAGTTTGAAAAACAGGGATCAACAATTGAAGTGGCGAGTAATCAGACGGTTCTTACAGCTGGCGAAAATGAAAGCTGGGACCTACCTTACGCCTGCCGACAGGGACAATGTGTCTCTTGTGCTGGTCAAATTACCTCTGATGGGAACGCTGAGGACTATGTGGAACATGATAACCAGCAAATGCTTGATGATACAGAACTCGAGGACGGATATACACTGACTTGTGTTGCATACCCGAAAGACGACTTTACGATTGAGACTGGCGAAGCCCCCTGA
- a CDS encoding DUF3784 domain-containing protein yields the protein MMFEQGSMIAEISTNTAVVTVVMMLSGVFTGWLGYRIRYRGDVHLIAGYRAGEPADAEELSRVVGRSVLVVAVITVLAGLTYPMLIISPGAEVSYWTGYTIIILMISGYAVLTSRKYADEL from the coding sequence ATGATGTTTGAACAGGGCAGTATGATTGCTGAAATCAGTACGAACACCGCGGTCGTGACAGTAGTGATGATGCTGTCAGGAGTCTTCACCGGTTGGCTTGGCTACCGGATCCGATATCGTGGCGACGTTCATCTGATTGCCGGGTATCGGGCCGGTGAGCCCGCCGACGCGGAGGAACTCTCACGAGTAGTCGGAAGATCAGTACTTGTCGTCGCCGTCATAACTGTACTCGCTGGTCTGACATACCCGATGTTGATCATCAGTCCAGGTGCTGAGGTGAGTTACTGGACCGGATACACTATAATCATTCTTATGATCAGCGGGTACGCTGTTTTGACCAGCCGAAAGTATGCCGATGAGCTCTAA
- a CDS encoding helix-turn-helix transcriptional regulator, translating into MKNSLDEYRSDFDISQQELANYVEVTRQTINAIERDRYDPSVELVFKLAAFFECSVGDLFHPDVGLKKTISEVE; encoded by the coding sequence ATGAAAAATTCTCTTGATGAGTATCGGAGTGATTTTGATATTAGTCAGCAGGAGCTGGCTAACTATGTTGAGGTGACTCGGCAGACGATCAATGCTATTGAGCGCGACCGTTACGACCCGTCCGTCGAACTGGTATTCAAGTTGGCGGCATTCTTTGAGTGTTCGGTCGGAGATCTTTTTCATCCAGACGTAGGATTAAAGAAGACCATCAGCGAAGTGGAATAG
- a CDS encoding helix-turn-helix domain-containing protein: MGLDFVNRHVAKILLAVEDGDSINKVSEKIDSSYSYTYEWVNRLEEIGVFERDDGIQALDDEFVDSFKNVAQTVLKRDLDLDDAYLLPNYAGMEYRYSKTDAVFIWTKGGYQIGRDQNVYPVFIDVYEKDVEEWREFFQGFGIKTSVGERPEAEGIHFVLYPQEEMEVDRVESASVAPLTETVEWAEKYRANFQPALEMLDEMYDLGLGVEYRERNVM, from the coding sequence ATGGGTTTGGACTTCGTGAATCGGCACGTCGCCAAGATTTTATTGGCGGTTGAGGACGGAGACTCGATTAACAAGGTCTCCGAGAAGATCGACTCGTCCTACAGCTACACCTACGAATGGGTAAACCGATTGGAAGAGATCGGCGTATTCGAACGGGACGACGGAATCCAAGCCTTGGACGATGAGTTCGTCGACTCCTTCAAGAACGTTGCCCAAACCGTGTTGAAGCGAGACTTGGATTTAGATGATGCCTACTTGTTGCCGAACTACGCGGGGATGGAATACCGGTACTCGAAGACCGATGCCGTATTCATCTGGACGAAAGGAGGCTACCAAATCGGACGGGACCAAAATGTCTACCCGGTCTTCATCGACGTGTACGAGAAAGACGTCGAAGAATGGAGGGAGTTCTTCCAAGGCTTCGGCATCAAAACCAGCGTCGGCGAGAGGCCTGAAGCAGAAGGGATTCACTTCGTCTTGTACCCACAGGAAGAGATGGAGGTCGACCGAGTGGAGAGTGCGTCGGTCGCTCCGTTAACTGAGACGGTGGAGTGGGCGGAGAAGTACAGGGCAAACTTTCAGCCCGCGTTAGAAATGTTGGATGAAATGTATGACTTAGGTCTCGGTGTAGAGTACCGAGAGCGGAACGTGATGTAA